The proteins below are encoded in one region of Pan paniscus chromosome 4, NHGRI_mPanPan1-v2.0_pri, whole genome shotgun sequence:
- the INSYN2B gene encoding protein INSYN2B, with protein MAQQNMKVRPVLLKRNSLESVEFVKQPHHRRSKSQQVRFKEDGTTKNPTGLAEVDVQTPEDPAVMGKTQATRHHHPPTYSLSFPRSQKAGGFRNIAIQTSPSLRKHFPVFKRKRLTASKSLVEMPTASQSAIQVNGNLSEQDIVSSDLAYLRLAQHLEDGPRRVKVSHTFLPRVPKVQSNGPVSICLEAGTWRSLEKATAAIQVPDDIYHSPSWKARESALSPDRSAEVSNSIHPLDDTRPGDGRRVTPLDSEKSTSCLNATSVASHTPGTEKLKPELLLPKDNSDDKDLGSLSSQSKETCVPSPPRTHSSPSQGSHSQPAHPGRASDCPSSSNNHQNLVSLKTNSASKSAPGCQEQTANNPTESDTLEFPNCPGSNHLPSCLSRSETKLQSNREISDINQIHLARGELCDLQGRLQSVEESLHSNQEKIKVLLNVIQDLEKARALTEGRNFYRTGQDLNNCSTCQNTACIIYSVEYDFRQQEGRFHEVLQSLEEAEPVEEASTPPKSPAEPPAPEKQDLRRKTKKVKKKCFWWI; from the exons ATGGCCCAGCAAAATATGAAAGTGAGACCTGTGCTTCTAAAGCGTAACAGTCTAGAATCAGTGGAGTTTGTGAAACAACCTCACCACCGCAGGAGCAAATCCCAGCAGGTGAGATTCAAGGAAGATGGGACCACTAAGAATCCAACTGGCCTAGCTGAGGTTGACGTCCAAACTCCAGAAGACCCGGCTGTGATGGGGAAGACTCAAGCAACCAGGCACCATCATCCCCCCACCTACTCGCTCTCCTTCCCCAGGTCCCAGAAGGCAGGGGGCTTTCGCAACATTGCAATCCAAACTTCCCCCAGTCTCAGGAAGCATttcccagttttcaaaaggaagagACTCACAGCCAGTAAGTCCCTGGTGGAAATGccaacagcctcccaaagtgccatcCAGGTCAACGGCAACCTCTCTGAACAGGACATTGTGTCTTCCGACCTTGCCTACTTAAGGTTGGCTCAGCATCTTGAGGATGGGCCTCGAAGGGTCAAGGTGTCCCACACATTCCTCCCAAGGGTCCCCAAGGTGCAAAGCAATGGTCCTGTTAGCATATGCTTGGAAGCAGGAACTTGGAGGTCCTTAGAGAAAGCCACAGCTGCCATTCAGGTTCCAGATGATATTTATCACAGTCCTTCCTGGAAAGCTAGAGAGTCTGCTCTCAGCCCAGACAGATCAGCTGAAGTAAGTAACTCCATACACCCTTTGGATGACACACGTCCAGGTGATGGGAGAAGGGTGACTCCACTAGATTCAGAAAAATCCACCTCCTGCTTAAATGCCACCAGCGTTGCCAGCCACACACCAGGCACAGAGAAACTGAAACCTGAATTGCTTTTGCCCAAAGACAACTCGGATGACAAagaccttggctcactgtcaTCTCAGTCAAAGGAAACGTGTGTTCCTTCACCTCCACGGACTCACAGTTCCCCCTCACAAGGCTCCCACAGCCAGCCAGCCCACCCAGGAAGAGCCTCAGACTGTCCTTCATCAAGTAACAATCACCAGAATCTGGTGTCACTCAAAACTAACAGTGCATCGAAATCTGCCCCTGGGTGTCAGGAGCAGACGGCAAACAACCCCACCGAGTCAGACACACTGGAGTTTCCAAATTGTCCAGGAAGTAATCATCTCCCATCCTGTCTTTCAAGGAGTGAGACCAAACTTCAGAGCAACAGGGAGATTAGTGACATTAATCAAATTCACCTGGCACGGGGTGAACTCTGCGACCTCCAAGGCCGACTGCAATCCGTGGAGGAATCTCTGCACTCGAACCAAGAGAAAATTAAAGTCCTTTTGAATGTAATTCAAGACTTGGAGAAAGCTCGAGCTCTAACTGAAGg GCGCAACTTTTATCGAACTGGCCAAGATCTCAACAATTGCAGTACCTGCCAGAACACGGCGTGCATCATATACAG TGTAGAGTATGATTTTCGGCAGCAGGAAGGCAGGTTCCATGAAGTTTTGCAGAGTCTGGAGGAAGCAGAGCCAGTTGAGGAGGCATCGACCCCACCAAAGTCCCCAGCAGAACCCCCAGCCCCGGAAAAGCAGGACTTAAGGCGGaaaaccaagaaggtgaaaaagaaatgcttctgGTGGATCTGA